GTGAGGGTCGGGGGCTGGCCTCCACCCGCTGACGAGGAACGTACGCGGCAGCCAAGCGGCACCTTCCCAAATCGTTTAATGTTAAGTAATATAGAGCCATGACCACGTCTAACCTCTCGCCGGTTCAGGGCCTGCATCACGTCACCATCATGGCGAGCGACCCGCAGCGCAACGTGGATTTTTACACCAGGGTGCTGGGGCAGCGGCTGGTCAAGGTGACGGTCAACTTTGACGACCCCGGCACCTATCACCTGTATTACGGCGACCACACTGGGCAGCCGGGCACGATCATGACGCATTTTCCCTGGCCGGGAGCGCGCCGGGGCGTGCGCGGCCACGGCGAGGTGGTGGCGGTGGCCTACAGCGCCCCCGCCTCTTCACAGCCCTACTGGGAGGCGCGGCTTGCCGACGCAGGCCTGAACCTGCGCGCGGGCACCCGCTTTGGCCACTCCACCCTGACTTTTGACGACCCCGACGGCACCTGGACCGAACTGGTGTTTGAGAACGGCACCCCGGTGCAGCCCTGGCCGCAGTCGCCTGTGCCGGCCGACTTTGCCCTGCGCGGCTTTCATGGGGTGACGGCCTGGGTGCGCGACGTGGCCCCGGTGCGCGACCTCCTGGTAGGCCAGCTGGGCCTGACCGAGGTGGGCATCGAGCAGGACACCGACGGCCCCCGCACCCGGTTTCGGGGCAGCGGCGCGGGCGTCGGGCTGTATGTGGATGTGATCGAGCGCCCTGGGCTGGCACGCGGGCAGTTTGGCGCCGGCAGCGTTCATCATGTGGCGCTGCGCACCCGTGACGACGCCGAACAGGCCGCGTACCTGGACGCCCTGAGCGCCGCCGGCTACCGACCCACCCCGGTGCAGGACCGCCAGTATTTCCATTCCATCTATTTCCGCGAACCGAATGGCGTGCTGTTCGAGATTGCCACCGACGCGCCCGGCTTTGCCAGCGACGAGCCAGTCGAGGCGCTGGGCCACGCGCTGAAACTGCCCGCCTGGTTTGAAGCTCAGCGCCCACAGATTGAAGCGCAGCTGCCGCGTCTGCACAGCCCGGAGTACAGCGTGAACCTGGGCACGCGCACCCTGGACACCGCCCCGGCGCCCGAGCCCATCACGCCCAGCGTCAAGGTGCTGACTGCTGGCCGCCCGGTGGCCGACGCGCGGGTGGCGGTCCTCCTGCTGCACGGCCGGGGCGGCACAGCGCAGGACATCCTGAGTCTGGAACGCGAGCTGAATCTGAGCGCCTTTGCCTACCTGGCCCCGCAGGCGCCGGGCAACACCTGGTATCCCCTGTCGTTTCTGGCCCCCGTCGCGCAGAACCAGCCCCATCTGGATCAGGCGCTGGCGACTGTAGATGGCCTGATGGCGCACCTGGCCGGGCAGGGCATTCCCCCAGAGCGGGTGGTGGTGGCCGGCTTTAGCCAGGGGGCGTGCCTGGCACTGGAATACGCCAGCCGCACAGGGGCCAAGCTGGGCGGCGTGGTGGCCTTCAGCGGCGGCCTCATTACGCTGGACCAAACGGGCGACTTGCGGGGCCTGCCGGTGGTGATGGGGGTAGACCCGGTCGACGGGCACATTCCCCTAGCCCGCTTTACTGCCAGCGCCGAGCACCTGCGCGCGCGCGGCGCGGCGGTGGACGCCCAGGTCATTCCGGGCCTAGGCCACAGCATCAATACGGACGAGTTGAACGCGGCCCGCGCCCTGATGCAGCAGGTGGCGGCTCAGGTCTAGGCCGAAGCGTGCTGACGGGAAGGGGACATAAAAGGCCAAGCGCGATGGCTTCTGAGCGCTACCTCGGACCTCAGACCTGGAAAGGGTTGGAGACCCATCTCCTTGCTTTGTCGGAGGTTATCCGCTTTTCAGTGAGCGAGAAAGCGTCCTCTCCTCATCGGTCGAGACCCACGCTGTTCCGCCGCCTGAGGGAACGGTTGCCCCAGAACGGCCTTGGGATCACCCCTTAAGGGTTGTAGGGTCTACGGCGAAAGCGTCAGCAGCCAGCCATAAAACCGAATCTTTCCCAACCATTATTTCAGAGTTGCGGCCACGAAGACGGCCACTGCGTCTGGGCCCTCGAAACCCATCGAATAGGCGCGCAGCGTGACCAGCACGCGGTTACCCTGCACGTCCACCCGTTCCAGGCTGTAGCGCACCGCGCAGTTGCGCCCCGGCGAAGACAGGGTGTCCTGGTAGATGAGCTGGCCGTTGATGCGCAACTCGAAGCCAGCCGGGCGCTCGCCAGGGAAAATGAAGTCGGGATAGGCGCAGGACTGGGCGCGCAGCGGGACCACCTTCAAGCTGACGGGCACGGCGCGGCTCCAGAGCTTGACCGGCGTAACCTGACTGGCGCCGGGCCGCAGCCCATCCTGCCAACGCGGGTAAGGCGTGGCATACGCTCGGGTGTAGCGGGGCACACTGGCTTTCCCCAGCGTCAGGCCGGCGCCGCGCAGCAGGGTCTGGGTTGCGGCCTCATTCAGCAGCGCCTGACGCACCTGCGGCGCTGACTGGTCTTCGCCGGTCTTCATGCGGGTGGCCAGGGTCTGCCCACTGCCCGTAGAGAGCACGTTCAGGGCGGCGTAGCCAAAGCCGCTGCCATCGCGCTCGCCGCTCACCACCGTGGCCACCCGCTCTCCTGTGGCTGAAAACTGAATGTGCGTGACAGGCAGACGTTCATTCGCCTGGGCCGCACTGGCCCACAACGCGCTGATGGTGAGCAGGGCAATCAGAGGTCGGCGCATGGGGGCACCGTACCGCAGGCAGGCCGCAGAGTGCCACCTTCTTTTCAGGACCTGC
This genomic window from Deinococcus betulae contains:
- a CDS encoding VOC family protein, whose translation is MTTSNLSPVQGLHHVTIMASDPQRNVDFYTRVLGQRLVKVTVNFDDPGTYHLYYGDHTGQPGTIMTHFPWPGARRGVRGHGEVVAVAYSAPASSQPYWEARLADAGLNLRAGTRFGHSTLTFDDPDGTWTELVFENGTPVQPWPQSPVPADFALRGFHGVTAWVRDVAPVRDLLVGQLGLTEVGIEQDTDGPRTRFRGSGAGVGLYVDVIERPGLARGQFGAGSVHHVALRTRDDAEQAAYLDALSAAGYRPTPVQDRQYFHSIYFREPNGVLFEIATDAPGFASDEPVEALGHALKLPAWFEAQRPQIEAQLPRLHSPEYSVNLGTRTLDTAPAPEPITPSVKVLTAGRPVADARVAVLLLHGRGGTAQDILSLERELNLSAFAYLAPQAPGNTWYPLSFLAPVAQNQPHLDQALATVDGLMAHLAGQGIPPERVVVAGFSQGACLALEYASRTGAKLGGVVAFSGGLITLDQTGDLRGLPVVMGVDPVDGHIPLARFTASAEHLRARGAAVDAQVIPGLGHSINTDELNAARALMQQVAAQV
- a CDS encoding DUF2259 domain-containing protein, whose amino-acid sequence is MRRPLIALLTISALWASAAQANERLPVTHIQFSATGERVATVVSGERDGSGFGYAALNVLSTGSGQTLATRMKTGEDQSAPQVRQALLNEAATQTLLRGAGLTLGKASVPRYTRAYATPYPRWQDGLRPGASQVTPVKLWSRAVPVSLKVVPLRAQSCAYPDFIFPGERPAGFELRINGQLIYQDTLSSPGRNCAVRYSLERVDVQGNRVLVTLRAYSMGFEGPDAVAVFVAATLK